In the Halosolutus gelatinilyticus genome, CATCTTCGTGAGCGTCTCCGGAGGACGCGTAACCGCGCTGAGTGATGTGCGTCCGTGACAGCGATCGCCAGTGAACTATATCTACGAGTATTCACCCAGAGCACGAGTCCATCCCGTGGCGGATCGGTGCCCGCTGCCGACACGCCGACAGCAACATGTTGACCGCAACACGTACCCCCGATCGCAGCGATACCGTACGACATGGAAACGCCCGCGGACGCGCTGGAGCGGTTGTACGAAGACGTCTGGAACGGAACGGATCCGAATACGGCGGACGAACTCGTACACGAGGAGTACGTCATCCACGATCGCGAGCTGGCAGCGGAACTTCGGGGGCCCGAGTTGTACAAGGCGCTCGCGAGCGGAGCGCGAGCCGTCTTTCCCGATATGGCGTTCGCGATAGAGGACACGGTCGCCGCCGGTGAGACGGTCGCGCTCCGGTGGACGATGACGGGCATGCATCGGGGAACGACGTTCGGCGTGGAACCGACCGGACGGCGGGTCGAACTCCCGGCCATCGAAATCAATCGCTTCGAGCACGGGAAACTCATCGAAACGTGGACCCAGAGCGACCAACTCGGGCT is a window encoding:
- a CDS encoding ester cyclase, which produces METPADALERLYEDVWNGTDPNTADELVHEEYVIHDRELAAELRGPELYKALASGARAVFPDMAFAIEDTVAAGETVALRWTMTGMHRGTTFGVEPTGRRVELPAIEINRFEHGKLIETWTQSDQLGLLNQLGVDPTSE